A window of Punica granatum isolate Tunisia-2019 chromosome 8, ASM765513v2, whole genome shotgun sequence genomic DNA:
agggcgtgtgagatataggccctcacgtaatagaacccccgagttccgaatttccggttccgtacagaccattgccttaataTACTAGGcgtatcccatacccctagacccgggcgactcaccggcccttgaccttcgggtcgtaaacaggtagtggcgactccttctcacgtgcgtccgtcgagcgtccccgggaaggtggacactcccaagccgcgttgcatttaggcgcgcgcatgcgtgcctcgacgagacgaaattcgggtgcgcacagtcaATTACCATGAACCACCCCTTCTTTTCATGCGCTTAAAACTTAATATCATTCAGTAACCCCAGTTTGACACATCACCGACTCCATGTAATAAATCATTTCAAGAAGTTCTAGCAAGGAAACAGCATATACCCCTCCTAGCCGTACATTTGAGAAACACAAAAGTTGGGCTACGAGACGGAAGACTAATAGAACCTCACAAGCCCCAAACTACAATCTATCACATGAACGTTCAGTTTTAGAATCCACGACATCATGTATCTCCAAAAcctcaaaaataaataaataaaaataaatacatgTGGCTTCAAATAGGTCCCTTGAAGGTAGACATACTTATACAATGTCTCAAAAAAACTTCTTGCCTGCTTCAATATCTCCTGCATGCCGATATACTAATATAGTATTCGCAATCACATTTTAAGAATGAGCACCGGGTAGAATATCAAGCAGAAAACATCAAGTACAACTTGAGAGCATTTCAATGTAAAATAACaatatacaattttttttttgatagatAATAAGAATTCATTTATGAGTGAAGAACAAAGTACACTGGTAGACGAACCGGAAAAGGATTGTTTAGAATACATAAGTTTTGAAGTAAGTCTTCATTCAACATGCATGGAGACAGAGTAATCATTGAAGAGGTTTAAGATGGCTTACCTTCATTGAGCAAATGATAGAGAGCTACTGCATCTCCGCCAGAACAGAAAGTTCTGTCACTACCCTTCAAAACAGGCAAACTAGAAACTCCTAAACAAGTAAAAGAACAGAAAATTCGAAGAAATGAGATGCACATTTAGTGCCCATCATTGAGCATTAACATGAGCAAATACCTTCATTAACACAAATCCAATATTGGGGCTTTCTTTCCATGTTTCATACAGCCTTTTCAACCTAGCGAGCAGTACGAAGATGCCCATCATCAGAACATGAACGAGTTTGGTACAACTGAGAAAAGActgagagatagagagagaacaGATCAAAGTAACTGAATGATCGAAGCTAAAGCACAAAGCCATGGAAGTAGTCAGAGCATTCAGAGCAAATGCTCTATTGAGAATTGCTGTTCTGTTGAGCTAGACTTCCACCGACAAATACCCAACGCCAAAACGAAACAGAAAAGGTGAGGGCGGCCTTCTCTTCTCAGCAAGATGACAAACTGAGATTGTACAGAGAGAGGGAGTAACCTGGTCTTCAGGATGGTCATAATGAGCATTATGTGGCTGAGCAGAGACACCTCTCTGGTGAGCAAGAAAGCCCAACCTAGGAGCAGAACGTCTCTCTGTAATCAAAACCTTCaatctctcatctctctcgcTCTCCTTATCTCTCTCACTCTTTCTCCCTACCTCTCTCCTTTGCTATCTCTGCTGAGGTAGTAACACCTTTTTAGTGGGCATTCTACTTCTCTACTCAGTAATGTCATGATCAGAGGTTATTGAGTAATATGAACTGATGTAGTATAAATTGAAGGCAAGGGGAAAATAAACGAGAGAATCTTAAGGATTTTTTTGCTTGAAGAAACTCAAaataagatgatgatgatgatgatattaaTCAAGAAGCGTGAGTGCGAAAATTCAACTTATTCCAAGGATTGAAAACAACATGTTTCGCTGTGCATCCACCAAGAAGGAACCACACAAGAGAAGTGGATGGAAATGGCGGAGGGTCCAGCTTCTTATCTAAGCAGAAGTTCAAAGTAGCGTCGAGATGAGATCATTCAATTTcaagtaatttattattattcacaTTCTTAATTAGCAGGTTATTAGCTTACCAAACTTACTAAGTCGTAGCGCTACTTCTTATTGTTTGATGCAAGTAGAGCTTCCATCTTATGAATTCTACTGATAAAATCcgggcgtttggtttcagagttaaagtgactttgattttgattttgattgtggaaaaggacaaatgagatggtattataaatttgacttgggaaacgtgtgtttttgttgtgtagtgggtagagttaaaatcaaaatcataattctaaaatcagaCTATGAAAACAAACAGGCCTATGGAGATTGAGGAGGTACTCGAACCTTAACCAGGCAAAGCCTCCATCTATGAATTCTGCTGATCCTAATATTGTGAAGTTTGCGCTATTCCTGCACTATTAACCTCTAGCGGTAAGATTGATCTCAATTTATATTCCACCAGTCTAGCGGCCATTCAgacccctttttctattccacAAGGTCCAGCGGCCGTTCGAGccctttttttctatttcgcCGGGGTTCAGCGGCCGTTCAAGCCTCTTTTTTCTATTCCACCGTGTCCAACAGCCGTTCGGACCCCTTTTTCTActccgccggtccagcggtcccaagGCTATAATCGAACAATATCAGTAGACACAAGCACAATCCCGATAATATTATAATGGtatcacattatcatcacatatctcatacacaattaacatacacaatcacactgcatatctcaagtcaaaatgaaacataaaaaCGCAATACCTCTCAAATCATTTCACACAACATAGCAAGaccgattccttaatctaactatcacaatattcttattaaataatttatataactataataaaTCATTTTACAAGGAAATAGAGTACTCACAAACAATTACCAAAATGACAACTCCACGAATCGAGCCCTCTGGGTGCTTGCTTTCGGTCTCATCAACTCCTATAAATCATATACATAACaagaaaacaaattataaaGCATACTTATGCTGTTTATATATTCCTTATAACAAAACATGTCCCATTTGGTCCCGAAAGAAGGAACTTATTCATACTTAATTGCCCTTGAGAATCTCGAGAATTAACCAACTTCAACCGTTTATCATAAGCAATGAATAAGGTATTCCAATCAAAGATTACTTAGGGCAGCAATTAGCTTTCCTTCAACAAATAACCAACCTTATTCCAGAATccattcttttaaaatttataaatttaccAGAACTAAAATAGTAACTAAGACTTCTTAACACACATTTGACTCAACTAGCAAGATTTAACCAatcaaataatgtaaaatattaGGCTGAATATCATTCATAAAAGGTTCCATGGTGAATCAATTACCTAGAGGTTGAGACCTTAATCAAATAAGAATCCAATTACTTGACCCTAACTATTGAACCAACAGAACAACCCTTAGACAAACTGAATTAACCAAGAATAAGCATAAATTTAGAGGTAACTCCAATGAATAAGCATGCCAAAACCATAGATAACCAATTCACAAGAATACCGCACTTAAACTACGAACCTGCCAAGACTTAGGTTGAGCTGAATTGGAAAGAAAATGGGCTTAGTCAGTAGCCAACTTAGAGAATAGTAATGTTTAGGAGATGGAAAACCAACTTACTTCATCTTAGTCTCAAAAGAAAACGATTATTTAGACTCAATTGCCCTTACAAATTATGGGTACTCAAACACGCAATGTACTAATGATATCCAATAAGAAAACTAAATCCAGTTGAAAACAATTCTTAGACAACCAGTAAGTTTCTCCTATTAATGGTGTGCAtatcattaaataataaacaacCAACTCCTTTAACCATTACTTACACAAACTCCCATTTCACCATTTATGCCACCTATGAGAGAAATTCCAATTCAGCTACTAACAGAGCATTTCAACAACAAcagaaagaaataattttagCTGTGACGCTATAAAATCAGCCTCCATGTTCATGGCTTCCACTCAAGAACCTTAGTTAATTATTACCCCGGGCTTGTCAACCTAATCATTTATTCAATCATGATTCCAATTCATCaaacgatatatatatatatatatataagaaaaatgagTCTTAACCATATGCAAAATCAATGTTATCCATGAAAACATACACTGACTTAATAGAATGTACTAACTCTTCCTATTTGGTGATTTAACTAGCTTATATTTCCTAGTTCACAAAAGGAAAATGGAACCGGCTAGAAGAAACctcaaaagaaaatgagttCAGCTATACGTACCCAAAACATCAATAATCTAAAGAGTCTAAGCTTACCCACTTCCTTCACCATCAATCTAGCTAACCCAAACTTCTAATTTCACAAGAATAGCCACAATTTTTAATAAGCTTGAATAAAATTAGTTACATAACCTAACTAAACTTGAAAGACTTTCCCACTGGAATTACCTGTAGCCCCACGCTCACTCTCCGTGTTTGCTCGTTCCTCCTGATTCCTCTCCGctctccctttctctgaacCCCCTCCGTTGAGCTCAATCCCAAGCTCCCTGCCACTCGCTCGCTCGCTCCCTTATCCTTGAGCTCCACCTCGAGCTTAGTCGCTCaccctctcttcctcctccttccctccctccccccctctctctctgttttctttcttgcttTGTTCCCCTTCGGTTCCCTCAGTCAACCgagcaaaggaaaaaaaagaaaaataaataaatgaaatgaatgatAAGGCGGTGGAAGATGATGGGAGGAATTTGGGGCCATGTGGTGCCCCATGCCtccattcttttattttcctcattcacaatatatatatatatatatatatatatatataagcatgtaagtatatgtatgcatgttcgaaaaaaaaatgtcggGTCTCACACTACCCTTTTATGTTAAATTGGCCAACTTGTAAAGTTGATTAGCCCTTTTTAATGATGGAAAAGACAAGTAAATTAATGATATGTTGTCAAATAATGAAGTATAAGAGGAGTAGAGAGGTAGAGACTATCTAcatctctcctctcttcttcttggATTTCAAAGGGAAGAAAGGGAGAAGAAGAGCTGCAAAAATAGAGCAAGaacaaggaagaagaagccatATTCACGtcaagaaaggaagaaagatcAAGAAGGAGATCGAGAAACTAATAACACTCAAACCTCTCCTTTTACTTCTTTATCTTTTCCTCTTGTTCAATCATGATGTTTGCATACGAGATGATGTATTTTGTGAACATGAACTGAGCTTTTACTATAGGGAATTGATGGAACGTGATGTTTGTTTAACTACATGACTCTCTTCTAAGTGGTTATCGAATGAATACAAGTACTTATTTCATTCCGTTCTTCATGCTTTGTGGTTGTTTGGCTATCAATTACATCGATCAAATAATCTTTGCAAACTTGACGGAGTAAGCTACAATTTAGATAGGGAATGTAATAGCCTTTGTTCAATCTTAAATAGTTGTTAGTCGGGTTGTTTTGCGAGTATCGATAGAAATATACGCGCTCGCCTTAGGTACCCTTGATAGGGATTGGTGCTTAATACAACCatttatatctatttatatcgTGATTCCCATAGAAATATAGGGAACTTGTGAGAATAGATCAATCTTCTAGGCAACCAGAAAGATACGTAAGAGTGGACATCGAATCTTGGGGTAGTGCTTGTTATCTTTTGAGAACAACAAGGAAGAGTATGAGTGTAGTTTGaactttaattataatattaatataaaaaatcaaatcctCTTTTTTAATGAAAGCATTGAGGACATCTAGACCCTAGGCTTCATCATCATTGATTTTTGACATTTGAACTAGATAGTATCTTGTTAGTTAGATCGTTATCTTGAATTGTACATCTCATACAATCAATTGGCTTGACTATTATCGAGGTGTGATAATTTTAGTGATTAGCAAAATTTTTAGATCAATTCCTCGTGGAGTCGATACTCTATTCACTTCTATATTAATTGCACGACCCATATACTTGCAAAGATaacatttatattatataattttgatatttctattttttctagAAATTTAAGACTCAATGATTATAATGAAATTACAAACGtcttatatatttctataatgtgaattaaaaaataaagggttaataacaaaaaaagtgcaaaattttaaaattttaataattatagcaTGAACTATTTtccttaacctaaaaatgcaaaaactttcgatttgataacaattctagcacgacattaaatttttcattaatttggaAGGAATTGAGGCAACGGAGGGCGTCGGAGACCCCAATCGGGAAGAGGACGCTGACGATCCCAATCATGGGGTGATGGTGAGGGTTGTGGCTCCACCTATCAGAATCGGGAGAATCCCCAACATTGCGTGAATCGATCTAGAAGAGAAGTGTAGAGAAGTTGAAGATCGAGAAGGAGAGGATTGAGGAGATTCTGAGGGAGTGGGGCGAGATGCTGAGGTAGAAGGAGGAAGAGCTTGAGTCGAAGGGCCAGGAGCAGGAGAAGCTCCAGACCGAGCTCAACAATCTGCAAAAACTCAAGGAGTTCAAACCCATAATGGTCAGTTCATTTCctataatatatgaatatatggaATATGCTTTTGTTCACAGAGATCTGAAAATGGACTTTCAAAATTTGTTGCAAACATTCCCTGTTGTTCAAGATTTGAAAGACAAGGAGCAGgataagaaagagaagaagaaaggttGCCTTGAGAAGAAGAGGCTGTCGCCGCCTTACATCTCTGGTGCAAAGATCAGTGAGCTGAGGTAAAAAGAAGGGTGTCTTTGTTGATTGATTGACTGAATGACCCATGTGAGGATTCGTGATGACAGATCAAGAAGGAGAACCCTAAAGCAGAGTTCAAGTAGATCTCGAACATATTGGGGTCAAAATGAAAGATTGTTACTGCTGAGGGGAAAAAGCCCTATAAGGAAAAGTACCAAGCGAAGAATGAATCCTATAGGCAGATTCTCGCAAAGGAGAAGCGCGAGGCTGAAGCTATGAAGCTTCTTGAAGAGGAGCACAAAAAAAGAAGGCCAAACTTAGACAGAATGACCAATCTGATGTAATGCTGGATTAGTTTGATGTGGCATTTCCCATGTTGTAACTGAGTTATTGAACGGAAACAATTTgaaggatcaaattgatggtgtagaagaccaaattgatgcagcAACAGGACCATATTGATGTAACATTGTAACTTGAGGGACCTTCCTGAAGTGATGAGGACCATATTGATGTAACCACGAAAATATGGAGACAAAATTTATGTACTaaagactaaattgatgtaattttaaaatcaaggGACTTAATTGATGTAAAACAAAGTCAGGGACAGCATTAATGTTACATCCGAATCTGAGGGACCAAATTGCCAATTCACTCCTCCTTTTATTTATGATGGTTATTCTTAAGATCAGATCTAGCTAGTTCAGgtttctctctctgtctttaaCTCTTCCATTGATTGAGTATCATCTGGTGTTGGCATCGACTATGGCCGCACTGGATCTCTGGAACGTTGCACATTCCATCAGCGCACAGATCCGTTCCCTCTTCTCCCAAGAGATCCGCCTAGTACTCGGTGTGAAAGCTGAGCTCCAGAAACTTCGGACCGCTGTCTCGGCCATCATCACTAGTGGCTTGCTTCGTGAGTTTGAAGATAGACGATTTGAGGCTGAGTCCGTGAAGGATTGGTTCGTGAAGCTAGGAGATGCGCTTCACGATGCTGATCGCCTGCTGGATGACATCCGTACTGAAGTTTTCCGCCGGAGAGTGATGGGAGGAGATAAGCGGATCCTCAATGAGGTGCgtatcttcttctcctcttctaaCCAGCTCCTCTATGCCATTAAGATGGCTCACCGAGTCAAGGAAGTCCGGGAGAGGATTGATGCTACTTGGCATGATAGGTTCCTCTTTCAGCTCGAGGGAAACAGTAATCTTATTGGGAGTTTGGTGGAGAACCGGGTCATGCGAGAAACTTATCCCTATGATCCACAACCATATGTGATTGGAAGAGATAAGGACAAGAATGAAGTCATCGAATTCTTACTTACTGATTTTGATGAAAATGTCACCGTCCTCCCAATAGTGGGTATTGGTGGCCTAGGGAAAACGACATTGGCAAGACTCGTATTCAACGATATGTGCGTGAAGCAGCACTTCGAATTGAAGCTCTGGGTTTGTATCTCAGCCAATTTTGACGTGCAGAATATTCTGAGGAAGATATTACGAGAATGCATTGCTAGCGAGGAACTAAATGCAAATCTCGACATGCATGAATTGCAGAAAAAGGTTGGAGAAAAGCTCGATGGAAAGAAGTTTCTGCTTGTGTTAGATGATGCGTGGAATGAGAATCCGCGTGAGTGGTTGAAACTTCACGGACTTCTTCAAAATGGCGCAAAAGGAAGTAAGATATTGGTGACCACACGTACTCCTCGAGTGGCCAGAACTATGACGGATGCATTGCATGAATTAAGTGGCTTATCCGAGGAGGAATCACTGTCCCTGCTAAAGCGAATTACAAGGAAGGAAGCACTTGAGTGGAGGAATCAAAATTTAGAAATGGTCGCAAAAGAAATCCTAAAGAAATGTGCAGGTGTTCCCCTTGCGATTATGACGATCGGGCGACTGCTATTATTCTCGAGAAATGCCAAAGAAGATTGGCCGAAATTCAAGAATATTGATCTATGGAGAATAAACCAAGAGGAAGGTGATATCATGCCATCACTTAAGATGAGCTACGATTTTCTGCCATCACACTTGAAACAGTGCTTTGCTTATTGCAGCGTGTTTCCAAAAGATTATGAGCTAGAACCACGTGAGCTCGTTCATCTTTGGATGGCACAGGGGTTTATTAAACACCGAGGCAGCAGTATGAACACCATCGAAGAGGTTGGTTACAATTATTTTACGGAGCTGCTGTCAAGATCCTTTTTCCAGGATATAGAAGAAGATCTGTATGGTAACATCGTAAGATGCAAAATGCATGTTTTGATGCATGAACTTGCACAGTTTGTGGCGGGAAATGTTTGCATCACCATTGATAGCTCAAATGCAATAAAGTTCCAAGGAGGGGTTCGTCATGTATCCATAATTGCTACGGAAGATTATGAGTGGAATGGATTCGAGAGAGACAGAACAGTAAGGTCCCTATTTCTTATTGCTGGAAAGAGGATCAGCATTGGTCATTTggatttttcatattttagaAATCTGCGGGCACTGCGTCTTCAAGATGTCGTCTGGGATGTGACATCCCAGTCAATCGGTGAACTGAAGCATTTGAGGAGCCTCGATCTCTCGAAGAATGATAAGTTAAGTTATCTTCCAAATTCCGTAAGCAATTTGTGCAACTTGGAGAGGCTCAATCTCAGAGAGTGTCATAGGCTTCAAGAATTACCAAGGGGCATTACAAGGTTAGTCAATTTAAGGCATCTTGAAGTGAGTGGATGTTCGAGGTTAATGCATCTGCCTAGTGGGATCGAGAAGTTGACTAGTTTGCAAACGTTAGATATGTTCGTGGTTGGAGAGAAACAGAACTCGCATGCTGCCCGGTTCAATGAGATGAGCAGACTTACGCGATTGAGGAAACAACTGACTATTCAGCACTTGGAAAGATTAGAAAGTATTTCGGGAGAGGTTGATGCTTTCTTCTCAATGGAGAAGTTTGTTCTTCAATGTTTGGAACTACATTGGGACACGAACGTGGTTATGGCCAATGCAGGAGAGGTTTTAGAAAGACTTCGACCCCGTCGAAATCTGGAAGGATTGAAGATAGCAGGTTATGGTGGTCCTAGGCTTTCATCCTGGATTTCTCTGCTAGATAAATTAGTCCAGATTGAGATTATTGATTGTCATCAATGCAGTCATCTACCACCTCTAGATCAGCTCCCTTCCCTCAAAAGAATCTACTTGTCTAGGTTGAGGGATTTGGAGTTCATCGAATTATCAGAGAATAGTGGGACATCGCAGTCTTTCTATCCATCCTTAGAAGAAATAACGCTGTCATCTTTACACGGATTCAGAGGATGGAAGAGGAGGGGCAAtagaattgaagaagaagatgatgatgatgatgattcatTATTAATACTCCACGCATTCTCTGACAAGGTCAAGTTCTCCATAGAAGATTGCCCGAGATTCTCATACAGGCATGGACAACAGCTACTACAACTGGGGGGAACCACGAGTAAAATTTAACAGCAGTTGTGGGGGATGTTGGCCATGCTCCAGTTCCACTTTCCTTCCAATTACCGATGGCAATGCCAACTCCATCCGTGATGACAATCAACTTAATATCTCATATATCTCTCTTGACACTCACCTCCATCACCATTGAATCAGTGGGGGATGCAAAGCACTTGCCGGTAGAATTGTTTCAGTCCCTCCCATCTCTCGAGTGTCTTGCAATCAAGCGTTGCCCTTGCCTTAAAGATCCCTCTGTGAGGACGATTCTTCGATGCCTAACTGCCCTGAAGATGCTGGAAATTTCTGACTGCAGAGCACTTGATTTATCTACCGAGAATGGTGATCATAGCGAcgacgatgatgatgaaaaCTTGCACGCTCGGCGGCTCAATGGCCATAGCAAACTCCAACATATTCACATTCGAGGAATTCACAAGATGGAGTCTCTGGCCGGGTGGTTCCAGTACCTCTCCAACCTCCAAGGGTTACGGATTTCGCTTTGTCTTTGGTTGAAGTCTCTACCCAGTAGAGTTATTCTTCGGCTACTTAAGACCGTGAGGTCCTTGGAGCTTCGTTCCTGTCCAGAGTTTGACCTCACAGGGCAGGAGCAAGAAGATCAAGAAGACATGCCAAATTGGCAATCTTACGGACCAACTGAACTCTGAAAGTTGGTCTTTTTAGATATCAGGAAAATGAAGACTGCCCTTGTGGATTCAGCACCTCAATAACCTTGAACAATAAACACTGGCTACCTGCCGCGATCTGAATGCCTTGCCTTATTGGTTTCCCTGGCTCACATCGCTCAAGTACCTTAGAGTTGAAGATTGCGGGGAGCTGTCAAGAAGGTTGAAATCAAATACCAGAGAGGACTGGCCTAAGATTTTTCACATCCAGCGTGTGTCTACAGAATGAAGTGGAACCTCAATAGCTCCAATTCCAGAGGTGAATACATATCTCATTCTCATTATACATTAATCTGTATACTGCTTGCTCACCAAATTCAAAAACTTAGGTAAAACACTTGATAGATTTTCACTGCTAAGAAAAGATTTTattgtcttttctttttgttaatttattattattatgtataCTAATGGTTGCCATATCACTTGTATTGCCTTAAGAGTTTAGAGGCCTGATTATGAATGGTCAACTAAGCAAAGTTCTCTGACTCTGCAATTCAGGCCAGAGGATAACAAAACCAGATGAGTTGAGAACTGTCGGATTGATAAGCCTGTTAACTAAATAATCATGAAAGATGAGTGTCAGCCAATCCATTCCAGGTACCTCATTTTGAAATTCTTcccattttgaatttttttttattttctttagttTTAATCACTGTAGCCTTGTTTTTACAAGTTTATCATAGTTTTACTTTTTCAGCTGTGTACATATTCGCACCAGAGTGCAAAAATAGCATTAGGATAATCTCTGCAGTTACAAGGATCATCTACTTCTCTCAGTCGAATGTCTATTGTTGAACTAAGTCATTTCGACCCCTAAATTTCTGGCAGACCTCAATTGCAGATGATATGAAGGGCCTCCTCTGCTTCCTGCTTACAGAATTTGCATCAGGCTCTCAGATATGTTGTATGTTGATAATCGAGGTTCAGCTTTTCCAAGCGTGGATAGTGCATTGAGGAATTGATTGATTATGATGATGCTTGTTCTTATTCCAGTCCAGGTATAAGTCATACTTTTACGAATTTGAATTTAAAGGCTTCTTCGCTCTTGATAATTATGGATTAAGTGACTCCATAATTTGAATGCCATAACGTATGTGATGTCAACTCATGTTCTGTTTCATCTTCTCAGTTTCTTCAATTGAACGCGGCTACTTTCTCTACACAGGAGCTCACAGATTCATCTTCCAAGTCGAGTTTCTGAAAGCGCAAGAGGTGCTGATTTCTTGCATGAAGTTCAGAGCTTCAGCCTGCATGAAGAGCGGTGGATGAGTTGTATATTAATCAGTATTTTCAGGCAGGTACTACTTCTGTTGTCTTCTACAATTTCTtccgtttctttttttttttttccctccctgATTCTTCACTTGCTGATGTTCGTATGGTCAGTACATAGAGAATTTTGAACTTCATACAGCTCAGACTGGTTGTTCCTTGCCAATATCTCCAGGTTTCAACAGATTAATCACAAGCATTCTTAAGTTACCAGCTGAGATACTTGAAATTGCCAAGTGGAGATGTTTTGATCAGTCATATACAGGGCTCTACCACCTTTTTTCTCCTCGGTGAGTTTGAACAATTTGGAGTGCATAGAATTATCGGAGAGCGTAAAGAGTCAAACGCTGCAATCTTTCCATCCTTTGAAGTAACACTGAAGTTGAAGGTGACCGATGGCAGTGCCAACTCCGTCGATGCTGATGATCTCAATATTTTCTACTACTCATCCGATTCCAGACAGTTGTTGAATGCTAGCTGGAGACATTTTCTTGGCGAAATATTTTACTGTTTTGGTAAACTTAATATTGTATTCTGGGGATCTATGGATTCCTAGAAAGCATCTTCTGGCTGAGGTTTCTGCAATGTCCATCCTCAAACTTGCAGTGCGAATTCTGAGACACACGATTACGATGTGGAATATTTGAAACAGGCAATTGTAGGATAGATCCACCAACAGTGTTGACTTAGTTTG
This region includes:
- the LOC116189372 gene encoding putative disease resistance protein RGA3; translation: MAALDLWNVAHSISAQIRSLFSQEIRLVLGVKAELQKLRTAVSAIITSGLLREFEDRRFEAESVKDWFVKLGDALHDADRLLDDIRTEVFRRRVMGGDKRILNEVRIFFSSSNQLLYAIKMAHRVKEVRERIDATWHDRFLFQLEGNSNLIGSLVENRVMRETYPYDPQPYVIGRDKDKNEVIEFLLTDFDENVTVLPIVGIGGLGKTTLARLVFNDMCVKQHFELKLWVCISANFDVQNILRKILRECIASEELNANLDMHELQKKVGEKLDGKKFLLVLDDAWNENPREWLKLHGLLQNGAKGSKILVTTRTPRVARTMTDALHELSGLSEEESLSLLKRITRKEALEWRNQNLEMVAKEILKKCAGVPLAIMTIGRLLLFSRNAKEDWPKFKNIDLWRINQEEGDIMPSLKMSYDFLPSHLKQCFAYCSVFPKDYELEPRELVHLWMAQGFIKHRGSSMNTIEEVGYNYFTELLSRSFFQDIEEDLYGNIVRCKMHVLMHELAQFVAGNVCITIDSSNAIKFQGGVRHVSIIATEDYEWNGFERDRTVRSLFLIAGKRISIGHLDFSYFRNLRALRLQDVVWDVTSQSIGELKHLRSLDLSKNDKLSYLPNSVSNLCNLERLNLRECHRLQELPRGITRLVNLRHLEVSGCSRLMHLPSGIEKLTSLQTLDMFVVGEKQNSHAARFNEMSRLTRLRKQLTIQHLERLESISGEVDAFFSMEKFVLQCLELHWDTNVVMANAGEVLERLRPRRNLEGLKIAGYGGPRLSSWISLLDKLVQIEIIDCHQCSHLPPLDQLPSLKRIYLSRLRDLEFIELSENSGTSQSFYPSLEEITLSSLHGFRGWKRRGNRIEEEDDDDDDSLLILHAFSDKVKFSIEDCPRFSYRHGQQLLQLGGTTSKI